A window of Salmo trutta chromosome 5, fSalTru1.1, whole genome shotgun sequence contains these coding sequences:
- the zgc:153981 gene encoding dual specificity protein phosphatase 13 isoform X2, translated as MRSGLISTSETSQNRGALKKLGITHVLNAAHFKQGSIGDQDYYGNTCVYCGFPTEDSSHFDLSQYFKPAADFIHKALKTKDGKVLVHCIMGISRSATLVLAFLMMHCHLPLRTALKHVTQRRAIYPNRHFQSLLLTLDTQLARKRRLCPLL; from the exons ATGAGGTCTGGCCTAATCTCTACATCGGAAACGT CTCAGAACAGGGGTGCATTAAAGAAGCTTGGTATCACACACgtcctgaacgcagctcactttaaGCAGGGCAGCATCGGTGACCAGGATTACTATGGAAACACCTGTGTGTACTGTGGCTTCCCTACAGAAGACTCATCCCATTTTGACCTCAGCCAGTACTTTAAACCTGCAGCTGACTTCATACATAAGGCCCTGAAGACTAAAGATG gGAAGGTGTTGGTGCATTGCATCATGGGTATAAGTCGTTCCGCCACGCTGGTGCTGGCATTCCTGATGATGCACTGTCATCTGCCGCTTCGCACCGCGCTCAAACACGTGACCCAGCGACGCGCCATCTACCCCAACAGACACTTCCAGTCGCTACTGCTCACCCTCGACACACAGCTCGCACGCAAGAGGAGACTATGTCCTCTTCTCTGA
- the zgc:153981 gene encoding dual specificity protein phosphatase 13 isoform X1, which translates to MSKGEQQDLVAIKELESILESCKLELTPLDEVWPNLYIGNVAIAQNRGALKKLGITHVLNAAHFKQGSIGDQDYYGNTCVYCGFPTEDSSHFDLSQYFKPAADFIHKALKTKDGKVLVHCIMGISRSATLVLAFLMMHCHLPLRTALKHVTQRRAIYPNRHFQSLLLTLDTQLARKRRLCPLL; encoded by the exons ATGTCAAAAGGAGAGCAGCAAGACCTGGTGGCTATTAAAGAACTAGAGTCAATCCTGGAGTCCTGCAAGCTTGAACTGACACCCCTAGATGAGGTCTGGCCTAATCTCTACATCGGAAACGT GGCCATAGCTCAGAACAGGGGTGCATTAAAGAAGCTTGGTATCACACACgtcctgaacgcagctcactttaaGCAGGGCAGCATCGGTGACCAGGATTACTATGGAAACACCTGTGTGTACTGTGGCTTCCCTACAGAAGACTCATCCCATTTTGACCTCAGCCAGTACTTTAAACCTGCAGCTGACTTCATACATAAGGCCCTGAAGACTAAAGATG gGAAGGTGTTGGTGCATTGCATCATGGGTATAAGTCGTTCCGCCACGCTGGTGCTGGCATTCCTGATGATGCACTGTCATCTGCCGCTTCGCACCGCGCTCAAACACGTGACCCAGCGACGCGCCATCTACCCCAACAGACACTTCCAGTCGCTACTGCTCACCCTCGACACACAGCTCGCACGCAAGAGGAGACTATGTCCTCTTCTCTGA